One window of Macrococcus sp. 19Msa1099 genomic DNA carries:
- a CDS encoding DUF1405 domain-containing protein — protein sequence MSQYYYWIQNKKFLTLIIFCNIVGTVYGYYWYLGQLQQTKWYFIPFVPDSPTASLFLVIALTAILMNKHLPIIEVLAFVTLIKYGVWAVVMNILVFITLDDVTAMGMMLVISHAVMAIQALLFVPLFRVSLLSIGIASIWVFHNDVIDYVYMQYPVYSMLSDYIQHIGYFSFWLSVFSFALLFILNRDKLFD from the coding sequence TTGTCACAATATTATTACTGGATACAAAATAAAAAGTTTCTCACATTGATTATATTTTGTAATATTGTCGGTACGGTGTATGGATACTACTGGTATTTAGGTCAACTTCAGCAGACGAAATGGTATTTTATACCGTTTGTTCCAGATAGTCCGACTGCATCATTATTTTTAGTGATTGCACTGACGGCAATATTAATGAATAAGCATCTTCCGATAATTGAAGTCCTTGCGTTCGTTACGCTGATAAAATATGGTGTCTGGGCTGTCGTTATGAATATCCTCGTCTTTATTACGCTAGATGATGTCACGGCGATGGGAATGATGCTTGTAATCTCACATGCAGTTATGGCAATACAGGCGTTATTATTTGTTCCTTTGTTCAGAGTCAGCTTATTATCAATCGGAATTGCATCAATATGGGTATTTCATAATGATGTCATAGACTATGTTTATATGCAGTATCCGGTTTACAGTATGCTTTCTGACTATATCCAGCATATCGGTTATTTTTCATTCTGGTTATCAGTGTTTAGTTTTGCTTTATTATTTATCTTGAATAGAGATAAATTATTTGATTAA
- a CDS encoding c-type cytochrome: MHRGKGMKFVGDSRIKSYEKPKLNRDYSEFPGKTESFWPDFLLKEWMTGAVFLVAYLCLTVAHPSPLERIADPSDTGYTPLPDWYFLFLYQILKYTYASGPFNTFGAIVMPGIAFGALMLAPWLDRGPERKWNKRPLASGFMLLAVAIIFYTTWESSHYHDWKKQAAQGKIVFTNLDKKDPTYEKIIKSNCTSCHGGELTGGAGPNLVKANLPAAGVEAFVKNGSGAMPSFKDTLTEEQIKEVGKFIEGLEETDENGKPLKK, translated from the coding sequence ATGCATCGCGGAAAAGGGATGAAATTTGTTGGTGATTCACGTATTAAATCTTATGAAAAACCAAAGTTAAATCGAGATTATTCAGAATTTCCTGGTAAAACAGAAAGCTTCTGGCCAGATTTCTTATTAAAAGAATGGATGACAGGTGCGGTATTCTTAGTTGCATATTTATGTTTAACAGTAGCGCATCCATCTCCATTAGAACGTATCGCGGATCCATCAGATACAGGTTATACACCTTTACCTGACTGGTACTTCTTATTCTTATACCAAATCTTAAAGTATACGTATGCTTCAGGACCATTTAATACATTTGGTGCGATTGTTATGCCAGGGATTGCATTCGGTGCATTAATGTTAGCACCTTGGTTAGATCGTGGACCAGAGCGTAAATGGAATAAGCGTCCATTAGCTTCAGGATTTATGTTATTAGCGGTAGCCATCATCTTCTATACGACTTGGGAATCTTCACATTACCATGATTGGAAGAAACAAGCTGCACAAGGTAAAATCGTATTCACAAATTTAGATAAGAAAGACCCGACATACGAAAAGATCATTAAATCTAACTGTACTTCATGTCACGGTGGAGAATTGACAGGTGGCGCTGGTCCAAACTTGGTTAAAGCGAATCTACCTGCAGCTGGTGTAGAAGCGTTTGTTAAAAATGGTAGTGGCGCAATGCCTTCATTTAAAGATACGCTGACAGAAGAACAAATTAAAGAAGTTGGAAAGTTCATCGAAGGTTTAGAAGAAACTGACGAGAACGGAAAGCCATTGAAAAAATAA
- the qcrB gene encoding menaquinol-cytochrome c reductase cytochrome b subunit: MIDKIYDWVDDRLDITPIWRDIADHEVPEHVNPAYHFSAFVYCFGGLTFFITVIQVLSGMFLTMYYVPDIVNAWKSVYYLQHDVAAGVIVRGMHHWGASLVVVMMFLHTLRVFFTGSYKQPRELNWLVGVLIFFVMLGLSFTGYLLPWDMKALFATKVGLQIAESVPFIGPWVKTLLAGDPHIVGAQTLTRFFAIHVFFLPACLFALLAAHFIMIRKQGISGPL, encoded by the coding sequence ATGATCGATAAAATCTATGATTGGGTCGATGACAGACTCGATATTACACCAATTTGGCGCGATATCGCAGATCATGAGGTGCCTGAGCATGTTAACCCTGCTTATCACTTTTCTGCATTCGTATACTGTTTTGGTGGATTAACATTCTTTATTACTGTAATACAAGTTTTATCAGGTATGTTCTTAACGATGTATTATGTACCAGATATTGTTAACGCCTGGAAATCAGTTTATTATTTACAGCATGATGTAGCAGCAGGTGTTATCGTACGTGGTATGCATCACTGGGGTGCGAGTCTAGTAGTAGTAATGATGTTCTTACACACACTACGCGTATTCTTCACGGGATCATATAAACAACCACGTGAATTAAACTGGTTAGTCGGAGTATTAATTTTCTTCGTAATGTTAGGATTATCGTTTACTGGTTATTTATTACCATGGGATATGAAAGCATTATTTGCGACAAAAGTAGGTTTACAAATCGCTGAATCCGTACCGTTTATCGGTCCATGGGTAAAAACTTTATTAGCTGGTGACCCACATATTGTTGGAGCACAGACATTAACGCGATTCTTCGCGATTCATGTATTCTTCTTACCTGCATGTTTATTCGCGTTGTTAGCAGCTCACTTTATTATGATTAGAAAACAAGGTATTTCGGGGCCACTATAA
- a CDS encoding ubiquinol-cytochrome c reductase iron-sulfur subunit — MSQRVTRRQFLNYSLMGVGSFMAAGMVMPLGRFALDPVFKSGAAGDMITTSVKVSEIKEEPTKVDFKFEQKDAWYTSEVTEFAWVYKEGDEIIALSPVCKHLGCTVSWNGDKGNPNQFFCPCHNGRYEKNGKNVPGTPPLGPLDQYKVGEKGGMLTIGKKHENELVK; from the coding sequence ATGAGCCAACGTGTCACACGACGCCAATTTTTAAACTATTCCTTAATGGGAGTTGGATCATTTATGGCTGCTGGTATGGTTATGCCTTTAGGTCGTTTTGCACTAGATCCAGTATTTAAAAGTGGTGCAGCTGGAGATATGATCACTACTAGCGTTAAAGTTTCAGAAATTAAAGAAGAACCGACAAAGGTTGACTTTAAATTCGAACAAAAAGATGCATGGTACACGAGTGAAGTAACAGAATTTGCATGGGTATATAAAGAAGGCGATGAAATTATTGCTTTATCTCCTGTATGTAAACACTTAGGTTGTACAGTATCTTGGAATGGTGATAAAGGTAATCCGAACCAATTCTTCTGTCCATGTCATAATGGTCGTTATGAGAAGAATGGTAAGAACGTTCCTGGTACACCACCGCTTGGGCCTTTAGACCAATATAAAGTTGGAGAAAAAGGCGGAATGTTAACAATCGGTAAAAAACACGAAAATGAATTAGTGAAATAG
- a CDS encoding DUF2487 family protein has product MLFNHNDLMLLNDQIEYIDTAIIPAIPANYTSRLLDIADQYEMIQYVTLGAEQQFKGRLLVLPPVQILGDYDPIGLIDTQLKEYGFKNIVVVCPQTLQIDADNVHKVSIIPLESMDNEMKQEFIQDNVKSLMKFIITLWNK; this is encoded by the coding sequence ATGCTTTTTAATCATAATGATCTTATGTTGCTGAACGATCAGATAGAATATATTGATACTGCAATCATCCCGGCAATACCAGCCAACTATACTTCTCGACTTTTAGATATAGCAGATCAATATGAAATGATTCAATATGTAACTTTAGGTGCTGAACAACAGTTTAAAGGACGTCTCCTTGTATTGCCTCCAGTGCAAATTTTAGGTGACTATGATCCGATTGGTCTTATAGATACACAACTTAAAGAATATGGATTCAAGAATATCGTTGTCGTATGTCCACAAACATTACAAATTGATGCTGATAATGTCCATAAAGTGAGTATCATTCCATTAGAATCTATGGATAATGAAATGAAACAGGAATTTATTCAGGATAATGTCAAATCGTTGATGAAATTTATTATTACACTTTGGAATAAATAA
- a CDS encoding YpiB family protein, protein MTHTNIVDDRRNYIRYLLLNHNIDNKNTVWILNLLKDRDDILSYIHIMRADAFINRLIIYPDFKCHLVLAHGIITDAFVIFHYLSSLNHDIYLDVILHDNKYVEIEIKELLSYVVISLNNFEYKEIKNKLHYIQHNEIIKKEVKRYIEPLIEETLVNKDKDKFNQLTHLLQMIGE, encoded by the coding sequence ATGACGCATACTAATATTGTCGATGACCGCAGAAACTATATAAGATATCTGCTACTCAATCATAATATTGACAACAAGAACACGGTGTGGATATTAAACTTATTAAAAGATCGAGATGATATACTCTCCTATATTCATATTATGAGAGCTGATGCATTTATTAATCGTCTGATTATTTATCCAGACTTTAAATGTCATCTCGTACTTGCTCATGGAATTATTACCGATGCTTTTGTCATTTTTCATTATTTATCTTCATTAAATCATGATATTTATCTGGATGTCATACTTCATGATAACAAATATGTTGAAATTGAGATAAAAGAACTGCTGAGCTATGTAGTAATATCATTAAATAACTTTGAATACAAAGAAATTAAGAACAAGCTTCACTATATCCAGCATAATGAAATTATAAAGAAAGAAGTTAAACGTTACATAGAGCCCTTGATTGAAGAAACTTTAGTGAATAAAGATAAGGATAAATTTAATCAACTTACGCATTTATTACAGATGATAGGAGAATAG